In the Leptospira limi genome, one interval contains:
- a CDS encoding DsbA family protein translates to MENNFKSWMASPISKIFIGTNLVFAVLFLVSVPSFVKEYITQDAVSIGGKKYDLSDVKDSSPIAYSKFQSEYKALLKNTFGEFAQDKLFELIAKEKNIKPSEVLNEGLVLREPSEEEILNVYMSNKAQLGGKSLAETKDKIVGFLKNQQEQEHSRNKYREIITKYPVDFLIKEPEAIRVTVDEKNNPSMGPKDAKITVIEFSDFECPFCKRSQDVNRQLREKYKGQIRWVFRDFPLPFHQDAMYAHMAANCSIEEGKYWDVFNVLFDNSGNLSKSNVDALVLKTGLSKDKYQTCMKDQSKLKTEIDADIQDGQKVGVSGTPAFFINGIFVSGALPFENFDEIIQKELKQ, encoded by the coding sequence ATGGAAAATAATTTTAAATCGTGGATGGCTTCGCCCATCTCTAAAATCTTCATAGGGACCAATTTGGTCTTTGCCGTGCTTTTTTTAGTCAGTGTTCCTTCTTTTGTGAAAGAATACATCACCCAGGATGCAGTGAGTATCGGTGGAAAAAAATACGACTTGAGTGACGTGAAAGACTCCTCACCGATTGCTTATTCCAAATTCCAATCTGAATACAAAGCCCTTCTCAAAAATACCTTTGGTGAATTTGCTCAGGACAAATTATTCGAATTAATTGCAAAAGAAAAAAACATCAAACCTTCTGAAGTTTTAAATGAAGGATTGGTTTTAAGAGAACCTTCGGAAGAAGAAATCTTAAACGTATATATGTCTAACAAAGCACAGTTAGGTGGGAAATCTCTCGCTGAAACAAAAGATAAAATTGTTGGATTTTTAAAAAACCAACAAGAACAAGAACATAGCAGAAACAAATACCGTGAGATCATCACGAAATACCCAGTTGATTTTTTAATCAAAGAACCTGAAGCAATTCGAGTGACTGTGGATGAAAAAAACAATCCAAGTATGGGACCAAAAGATGCAAAGATTACAGTGATTGAATTTTCAGACTTTGAATGTCCATTCTGTAAACGTAGCCAAGATGTGAATCGCCAACTCCGAGAAAAATACAAAGGGCAAATCCGATGGGTATTCCGTGATTTCCCTCTCCCATTCCACCAAGACGCAATGTATGCTCACATGGCTGCAAACTGTTCCATCGAAGAAGGAAAGTATTGGGATGTTTTTAATGTTTTATTTGATAACAGCGGTAATTTAAGTAAATCAAATGTAGATGCATTGGTATTAAAAACAGGATTGTCCAAGGACAAATACCAAACTTGTATGAAAGACCAATCAAAGTTAAAAACTGAAATCGATGCCGATATCCAAGATGGACAAAAAGTAGGAGTCAGTGGAACACCTGCATTTTTTATCAATGGGATCTTTGTATCGGGTGCC
- the thrB gene encoding homoserine kinase: protein MVRLPKIHIKVPGTSANLGPGFDLMGLALDIHNEFEFQFSKEITETKTELKNGKTLPFSQKEDLVLSSYLSYFSKFAKDITPPPYHCKMTLALPLKGGLGSSASAIVAGLCLAKEVHKRLNPESLPTEQEFTQYLAEFEGHPDNTLPAYLGGFVFAYSTFGETLRYFRKKFPSSVSIFVLTPEYSVSTEESRKTLPKSYVTSDVIFNLSRIGAWMHFLDKRKFCDLLVGLEDKMHTPYRIPNSSPLFPLADTLKQEGIGYCLSGSGPSLLIFLERKALKSKLNELESKVSKIMKDSGITYQFRRVKPDGIGVRIKMK from the coding sequence ATGGTTCGCCTTCCAAAGATTCACATCAAAGTGCCAGGAACTTCTGCTAATTTAGGTCCTGGGTTTGACCTCATGGGCCTTGCCCTTGACATCCATAATGAATTCGAATTCCAATTTTCTAAAGAAATTACAGAAACCAAAACCGAATTGAAAAACGGAAAAACATTACCTTTCTCCCAAAAAGAAGATTTGGTTTTGTCATCATATTTGTCTTATTTTTCGAAATTTGCAAAAGATATCACACCTCCACCTTATCATTGTAAAATGACATTGGCATTACCTTTAAAGGGTGGGCTTGGTTCTAGTGCATCCGCGATTGTTGCTGGACTCTGTTTAGCCAAAGAAGTCCACAAAAGATTAAATCCCGAATCATTGCCAACAGAACAAGAGTTCACTCAATACTTAGCAGAATTTGAAGGCCATCCTGACAATACACTTCCCGCATACCTTGGTGGATTTGTTTTCGCTTACTCTACGTTTGGTGAGACATTACGTTATTTCCGAAAAAAATTCCCATCTTCTGTTTCCATTTTTGTCCTAACTCCTGAGTATTCTGTTTCGACAGAAGAATCAAGAAAAACTCTACCTAAGTCCTATGTTACCTCAGATGTGATATTTAACCTTTCACGAATAGGGGCTTGGATGCATTTCCTAGATAAACGTAAGTTTTGTGATCTACTGGTCGGTTTGGAAGACAAGATGCATACTCCCTATCGAATTCCAAACTCATCTCCACTTTTTCCTTTAGCTGATACTTTAAAACAGGAAGGGATCGGGTATTGTTTGTCAGGTTCTGGTCCAAGTTTACTTATTTTTTTAGAACGAAAGGCCTTAAAATCAAAATTAAATGAATTGGAATCAAAAGTTTCAAAGATCATGAAGGATTCTGGGATCACGTATCAATTTCGCAGGGTAAAACCTGATGGAATAGGCGTAAGAATCAAAATGAAATGA